The Chitinophaga caeni genome segment TACACAAACTCCCCAATGTCAAAATCACTCAAATCACTTTTCCGCAAGGTGGAAGAACTGTCGTCGCTCCCAGATGAAAGTGTGCTATCCAAAAGCTCGGCAATTTTTCGGGAAGCACCTTCTATGGAATTTTCCAGCAGGCTAAATAATTCGGTTCCCTGTAATTTCTGAACTATGGCTACCGCTGTTTCCTTTTGAGCCTGTTCCAAATTCTCTTTTTGGAGCAATGCCCCTACGGAGCTTAGTTCGTCGTAGGTAACCCCTTGGGCAAAACCGTTATCGCCACCAGATATTCCGTACCTGTTCCATTCTTCTTCCTCTTCTTCCAAATCAGGCATATTGCTGAAAACTTCGTCCAGTTCTTCCTGCGGAATTTGAATGCTGACGTTTTCGTCGTATTCGATGTCTAAATTATCAGGGTTTATCTCCGGTTCCGCTAATTGGCTTTCATTGGCAGTGTTTGGCAGGGAAAGGCTTCTTACCGGCTTTGGCTGACCCATAATATCGGGCAGGTTCGGGTTAACTTTTCCCTGCGTTGGCTTTTGTTGCGACCTTTTTTGAATGACAATCTTATCCTGCAAAAGCAGGATAATGACAATAAGCAGGCAAATCACAATTACTATTTCCATATACTTAAATTTTAAAACAACGATTTGTACTTTTCTTTGAACTCTTTTGTAATTGTATTTTCATACACTTTAAAATGATGTTCAAGAATGTTATTCAGATAGGCGAACAAGGGTATTTTGTCATCGCCTATTACCTGTACAATACGGGTAAGCCGTTCGTGATGTTCAGGGCTTAGGTATATGCTTTTACTGCCTCTTTTCTGCTCAATATCCATTTGTAAAAATGTCTGCTCATAGCTGTTTTTAGCTTCATTGCTCATTACTTCAGGACTATTATTGGCTGCAACAACGTTCCTGTTTTTGTTATTTTTCTTCATTATATGATAGGTTTAAAGCGTTCGTTGAAATATTCTGTAATATCGTCGCCAAACTCCCTGAAATGATGTTCGAGAATATTGTCGATGTACGAGTAGAGGGTTGTTTTTTCATCCCTCGTTAATTGCACAATACGCAACAGCCTTTCGTGATATTCGGGACGTATGTAAACCACCTTGCCGCTTCTGCCAGAGGGAAAACGGTTGACCAAAAATGTTTCTTCATAATCAGCCTTTTTTGACGAATTGCTTCGGGCTTTTTCCCTGGCTTTGGGTTTGATTTCCTTTGGCTCTTCCTGTTGTTGATTATTCTGCGGCGGGGCAACTGGCTCATCGCCGCTTATGATGTTCATTAAATAATCTTCATCAACATTGGGCTTTTTAAAATCTTCTTTTTTGTTATCTGAACTCATAGCTTACTGATTTTATAGATGTGTGATTTTCAAAAATTCTTCTACGAACAAATCCATTTTGGTTGCCTTCATC includes the following:
- a CDS encoding conjugal transfer protein TraD, producing the protein MEIVIVICLLIVIILLLQDKIVIQKRSQQKPTQGKVNPNLPDIMGQPKPVRSLSLPNTANESQLAEPEINPDNLDIEYDENVSIQIPQEELDEVFSNMPDLEEEEEEWNRYGISGGDNGFAQGVTYDELSSVGALLQKENLEQAQKETAVAIVQKLQGTELFSLLENSIEGASRKIAELLDSTLSSGSDDSSSTLRKSDLSDFDIGEFV
- a CDS encoding DUF3408 domain-containing protein; protein product: MKKNNKNRNVVAANNSPEVMSNEAKNSYEQTFLQMDIEQKRGSKSIYLSPEHHERLTRIVQVIGDDKIPLFAYLNNILEHHFKVYENTITKEFKEKYKSLF
- a CDS encoding DUF3408 domain-containing protein; this translates as MSSDNKKEDFKKPNVDEDYLMNIISGDEPVAPPQNNQQQEEPKEIKPKAREKARSNSSKKADYEETFLVNRFPSGRSGKVVYIRPEYHERLLRIVQLTRDEKTTLYSYIDNILEHHFREFGDDITEYFNERFKPII